A genomic window from Pseudomonas argentinensis includes:
- the ampC gene encoding class C beta-lactamase — protein sequence MTHRTIAMALFTASLAVTLPVAAMTEQQFQDKAEQVFAPLMDEYDVPGLAVGITWQGKHHVFTRGLANREAATPVSRQTLFELGSLSKTFNVTLAALAQERGLLSLDDQVGERLPVLKASPVGALSLMDLATHQSSGLPLQVPDDIKGDSALMTWLRQWQPTAGAGHERAYSNVSIGLLGRISASAFGQPYAQALQEQVLAPLALASTYVQVPAAQMQRYAYGYGRQDDKAIRVSPGMLDAEAYGLRSNIDDMLRFVDINLGSTAAPKPLAAAIAATHQGVTRTAPFTQAMIWERYPWPLSREQLLAGNAPSMALEAQPASRLAKREAGEQGVLFGKTGSTNGFGGYAAFVPDERIGVVMLANRNVPLEARVDASYKLLQQVLETGR from the coding sequence ATGACTCACCGCACTATCGCCATGGCCCTGTTCACTGCCAGTCTTGCCGTGACGTTGCCGGTCGCTGCGATGACCGAGCAGCAATTCCAGGACAAGGCCGAGCAGGTGTTCGCGCCATTGATGGACGAGTACGACGTGCCGGGCCTGGCGGTCGGCATCACCTGGCAGGGCAAGCACCATGTGTTCACCAGGGGCCTGGCGAACCGTGAAGCAGCCACGCCGGTGTCTCGCCAGACGCTGTTCGAGCTGGGCTCCCTGAGCAAGACCTTCAACGTCACCCTGGCAGCATTGGCCCAGGAGCGTGGCTTGCTGTCGCTGGATGATCAGGTCGGCGAGCGCCTTCCGGTGTTGAAGGCCTCGCCGGTCGGTGCGTTGAGCCTGATGGATCTGGCTACCCATCAAAGCAGTGGCCTGCCGCTGCAGGTACCGGATGACATCAAGGGCGACAGTGCGCTGATGACCTGGCTGCGCCAGTGGCAGCCGACGGCTGGCGCGGGCCATGAGCGGGCCTACTCCAACGTCAGCATTGGCCTGCTGGGGCGTATTTCCGCCAGCGCATTCGGGCAGCCCTATGCCCAGGCGCTGCAGGAGCAGGTATTGGCGCCGCTGGCGCTCGCCAGCACCTATGTCCAGGTACCCGCCGCGCAGATGCAGCGCTATGCCTACGGCTATGGGCGGCAGGACGACAAGGCCATCCGGGTGAGCCCCGGCATGCTGGATGCGGAGGCCTACGGCTTGAGGTCGAACATCGACGACATGCTGCGTTTCGTCGATATCAACCTGGGCTCAACGGCGGCGCCCAAACCACTCGCCGCCGCCATCGCGGCTACCCACCAGGGGGTGACGCGAACCGCGCCGTTCACCCAGGCGATGATCTGGGAGCGTTATCCCTGGCCGCTTTCACGTGAACAACTGCTGGCCGGCAACGCGCCGTCCATGGCCCTGGAAGCGCAGCCTGCCAGCCGCTTGGCCAAGCGGGAAGCCGGCGAGCAGGGCGTGCTGTTCGGCAAGACCGGCTCGACCAATGGCTTTGGCGGCTACGCAGCCTTCGTGCCCGACGAGCGCATTGGCGTGGTCATGCTGGCCAACCGCAACGTGCCCCTCGAAGCCCGAGTCGATGCGTCCTACAAGCTGCTGCAGCAGGTGTTGGAAACCGGCCGCTGA
- a CDS encoding ISL3 family transposase, with the protein MRDINTFLPFWEGFSVVTIKPDGDALQIELIPHATRFPSCGGCQKPCSTTHEYCERTIRDLPILGRAVRLSVLLRRVGCRDCGKRMEAVSWLDRYARMTRRLAEAVIQACERLPTLHVAQMFGLHWDTVRLLERRALQAALSVLPKAQPRRLVMDEFALFKGHRYASVVLDADTRRVLWIGEGRSRAAVRPFFEELGPEGCARIEAVAMDMNTAFDLEVRQHSLNARVVYDLFHVVAKYGREVIDRVRVDEANRLRHDKPARKVIKQARWLLLRNPQNLKAPEQQVRLEDLLAANQALMTVYLMKAELKTLWTPSTAWAWRSAWKQWLRHAQESELPALIQFAKRLKTYWRGIISRVRWPMHTGQLEGINNRIKVIKRMAYGYRDSEFFFMKIKSVFPGNP; encoded by the coding sequence ATGCGCGATATTAATACTTTCCTTCCTTTTTGGGAGGGCTTTTCTGTCGTCACGATCAAGCCTGATGGCGACGCGCTTCAGATCGAACTGATTCCCCACGCCACCCGATTCCCTTCCTGTGGCGGCTGCCAAAAGCCCTGTTCAACCACTCATGAGTATTGCGAACGAACCATTCGCGATCTGCCGATTCTCGGCCGTGCGGTGCGCCTCAGCGTGTTGCTCAGGCGGGTGGGCTGTCGTGACTGCGGCAAGCGCATGGAGGCTGTCAGTTGGCTGGACCGCTATGCCCGCATGACGCGCCGCTTAGCCGAGGCAGTCATTCAAGCCTGCGAGCGCCTTCCCACGCTACACGTGGCTCAGATGTTCGGGCTGCATTGGGACACCGTTCGGTTGCTGGAGCGTCGAGCCTTGCAAGCGGCGTTGAGCGTTTTGCCAAAGGCGCAACCGCGACGCCTAGTGATGGACGAGTTCGCCCTTTTCAAAGGTCATCGTTACGCCAGTGTGGTGCTGGATGCGGATACCCGGCGAGTGCTGTGGATCGGTGAAGGCCGCAGCCGAGCGGCAGTCAGGCCTTTCTTCGAAGAACTGGGGCCAGAGGGTTGTGCTCGAATCGAAGCGGTGGCGATGGACATGAACACTGCTTTTGACCTGGAGGTTCGTCAGCACTCTCTCAACGCGAGAGTGGTCTACGACCTCTTCCATGTGGTGGCCAAATATGGCCGAGAGGTGATTGATCGGGTCCGCGTCGACGAGGCTAACCGGTTGCGCCACGACAAGCCTGCCCGCAAGGTCATCAAGCAGGCGCGATGGCTATTGCTGCGCAATCCGCAGAACTTGAAAGCGCCGGAACAACAGGTCCGTCTGGAGGACCTGCTGGCCGCCAACCAAGCGTTGATGACGGTCTATTTGATGAAGGCTGAACTCAAAACACTCTGGACGCCGAGTACTGCCTGGGCCTGGCGATCGGCCTGGAAGCAATGGCTGCGCCATGCCCAGGAAAGCGAACTACCGGCTCTGATCCAGTTCGCCAAACGACTAAAGACTTACTGGCGGGGCATCATCAGCCGGGTTCGCTGGCCGATGCACACCGGTCAGTTGGAAGGAATAAACAATCGAATAAAGGTGATCAAGCGGATGGCGTACGGTTACCGGGATAGCGAATTCTTTTTCATGAAGATCAAGAGCGTCTTTCCCGGCAATCCGTGA
- the acnB gene encoding bifunctional aconitate hydratase 2/2-methylisocitrate dehydratase → MLEAYRKHVAERAAQGIVPQPLNAEQTAGLVDLLKNPPAGEEEFLLDLITNRVPPGVDEAAYVKAGFLSAVAKGEATSPLLDKKRATELLGTMQGGYNIATLVELLDSAELGTVAAEQLKHTLLMFDAFHDVAEKAKAGNANAKAVLESWAAGEWFTKRPAIAEKYSLTVFKVPGETNTDDLSPAPDAWSRPDIPLHALAMLKMARDGIVPEQPGSIGPLKQIEEVRAKGFPVAYVGDVVGTGSSRKSATNSVLWFFGDDIPYVPNKRAGGFCFGSKIAPIFYNTMEDAGALPIEFDVSNIEMGDVIDVYPHAGKVCKHGTDEVITTFELKTPVLLDEVRAGGRIPLIVGRGLTDKARAELGLGPTDLFKLPEAPVDTGKGYTLAQKMVGKACGLPEGKGVRPGTYCEPKMTTVGSQDTTGPMTRDELKDLACLGFSADLVMQSFCHTAAYPKPIDVTTHHTLPDFIRTRGGVSLRPGDGIIHSWLNRMLLPDTVGTGGDSHTRFPIGISFPAGSGLVAFAAATGVMPLDMPESVLVRFKGKLQPGITLRDLVHAIPYYAIQKGLLTVEKKGKKNIFSGRILEIEGLDELTVEQAFELSDASAERSAAGCTIKLPEKAIAEYLKSNITLLRWMISEGYGDARTMERRAQAMEAWLAKPELLSADADAEYAEIIEIDLADVKEPVLCAPNDPDDARLLSSVQGEKIDEVFIGSCMTNIGHFRAAGKLLDKVKGSIPTRLWLSPPTKMDAHQLTEEGYYGIYGKAGARMEMPGCSLCMGNQARVAANSTVVSTSTRNFPNRLGDGANVYLASAELAAVASIIGKLPTVEEYMEYAKNIDSMAADVYRYLSFDQIAEFREAAANANIPVVQA, encoded by the coding sequence GTGCTTGAAGCCTACCGCAAACACGTAGCAGAGCGTGCCGCCCAGGGTATCGTGCCCCAGCCGCTAAACGCCGAACAAACGGCCGGTCTCGTCGACCTGCTGAAGAACCCGCCGGCCGGCGAAGAAGAATTCCTCCTCGATCTGATCACCAATCGCGTGCCGCCAGGCGTCGACGAAGCGGCCTACGTGAAGGCCGGCTTCCTGTCCGCCGTCGCCAAGGGTGAAGCCACCTCCCCGCTGCTCGACAAGAAGCGCGCCACCGAACTGCTCGGCACCATGCAGGGCGGCTACAACATCGCCACCCTGGTCGAGCTGCTCGATAGCGCCGAGCTGGGCACCGTAGCTGCCGAACAGCTCAAGCACACCCTGCTGATGTTCGACGCCTTCCACGACGTCGCCGAGAAAGCCAAGGCGGGTAACGCCAATGCCAAGGCCGTTCTGGAGTCCTGGGCCGCCGGTGAGTGGTTCACCAAGCGCCCGGCGATCGCCGAGAAGTACAGCCTGACCGTTTTCAAGGTGCCCGGCGAAACCAACACCGACGACCTTTCGCCTGCCCCGGACGCCTGGTCGCGCCCGGACATTCCGCTGCACGCCCTGGCCATGCTGAAAATGGCCCGCGATGGCATCGTTCCCGAGCAGCCAGGCTCCATCGGCCCGCTGAAGCAGATCGAAGAAGTACGCGCCAAGGGCTTCCCGGTTGCCTACGTCGGTGACGTGGTCGGTACCGGTTCCTCGCGTAAATCCGCCACCAACTCGGTGCTGTGGTTCTTCGGTGACGACATTCCGTACGTGCCGAACAAGCGCGCTGGCGGCTTCTGCTTCGGCTCCAAGATCGCCCCGATCTTCTATAACACCATGGAAGATGCCGGCGCCCTGCCGATCGAGTTCGACGTGTCGAATATCGAGATGGGCGACGTGATCGACGTCTATCCCCATGCGGGCAAGGTCTGCAAGCACGGCACCGACGAGGTCATCACCACCTTCGAACTGAAGACCCCGGTGCTGCTCGACGAAGTCCGCGCGGGCGGCCGTATCCCGCTGATCGTCGGCCGCGGCCTGACCGACAAGGCCCGCGCCGAGCTGGGCCTGGGCCCAACCGACCTGTTCAAACTGCCGGAAGCCCCGGTCGACACCGGCAAGGGCTACACCCTGGCCCAGAAGATGGTCGGCAAGGCCTGCGGCCTGCCGGAAGGCAAAGGCGTTCGCCCAGGCACTTACTGCGAACCGAAGATGACCACCGTCGGTTCCCAGGACACCACCGGCCCGATGACCCGCGACGAGCTCAAGGACCTGGCCTGCCTTGGCTTCTCCGCTGACCTGGTCATGCAGTCGTTCTGCCACACAGCGGCCTATCCGAAGCCGATCGACGTCACCACCCACCACACCCTGCCGGATTTCATCCGCACCCGTGGCGGCGTGTCCCTGCGTCCTGGCGACGGCATCATCCACAGCTGGCTGAACCGCATGCTGCTGCCCGACACCGTCGGCACCGGCGGCGACTCGCACACCCGCTTCCCGATCGGCATCAGCTTCCCGGCCGGCTCCGGCCTGGTGGCCTTCGCCGCCGCCACCGGCGTGATGCCGCTGGACATGCCGGAATCCGTTCTGGTGCGTTTCAAGGGCAAGCTGCAACCGGGCATCACCCTGCGTGACCTGGTCCACGCCATCCCCTACTACGCCATCCAGAAGGGCCTGCTGACCGTCGAGAAGAAAGGCAAGAAGAACATCTTCTCCGGCCGCATCCTGGAGATCGAAGGCCTTGACGAGTTGACCGTCGAGCAGGCATTCGAGCTGTCCGACGCCTCGGCCGAGCGCTCCGCTGCCGGCTGCACCATCAAGCTGCCGGAAAAGGCCATCGCCGAGTACCTGAAGTCGAACATCACCCTGCTGCGCTGGATGATCAGCGAAGGCTACGGCGATGCCCGCACCATGGAGCGTCGCGCTCAGGCCATGGAAGCCTGGCTGGCCAAGCCGGAACTGCTGTCCGCCGACGCCGACGCCGAGTACGCCGAGATCATCGAAATCGACCTGGCCGACGTCAAGGAGCCTGTACTCTGCGCGCCGAACGACCCGGACGACGCACGCCTGCTGTCGAGCGTTCAGGGCGAGAAGATCGATGAAGTGTTCATCGGTTCGTGCATGACCAACATCGGCCACTTCCGCGCTGCCGGCAAGCTGCTCGACAAGGTCAAGGGTTCCATCCCGACCCGTCTGTGGCTGTCGCCACCGACCAAGATGGACGCTCACCAGCTGACCGAAGAAGGCTACTACGGTATCTACGGCAAGGCCGGTGCACGCATGGAAATGCCGGGTTGCTCGCTGTGCATGGGTAACCAGGCACGTGTGGCGGCGAACTCCACCGTGGTGTCTACCTCGACGCGCAACTTCCCGAACCGTCTGGGCGATGGTGCCAACGTGTACCTGGCATCGGCCGAACTGGCCGCTGTCGCATCGATCATCGGCAAGCTGCCGACCGTCGAGGAGTACATGGAGTACGCGAAGAACATCGACAGCATGGCTGCCGACGTTTACCGCTACCTGAGCTTCGACCAGATCGCCGAGTTCCGCGAGGCCGCGGCCAACGCGAACATCCCGGTCGTTCAAGCGTAA
- a CDS encoding DUF1289 domain-containing protein, translated as MPNQRIKTPCIGLCSTVFGDTVCRGCKRFHHEVINWNGYSDEEKQSVWLRLEMLLVQVMTAKLEVFDEALLLKQLQQRQIRFVAQQSAYCWAYQLLARGARVITQLEAYGIVLLPEFRDWELPELRDAIDREFFLLSEAHFERYIAPRFLKEGMELRV; from the coding sequence ATGCCCAATCAACGTATCAAGACACCTTGCATAGGTCTGTGCTCCACGGTATTCGGGGATACCGTATGCCGTGGTTGCAAGCGCTTTCACCATGAGGTGATCAACTGGAACGGCTACAGCGACGAGGAAAAGCAGTCGGTGTGGCTGCGCCTGGAAATGTTGCTGGTGCAGGTGATGACCGCCAAGCTGGAAGTGTTCGATGAGGCGCTGCTGCTCAAACAGCTGCAGCAGCGGCAGATTCGCTTCGTTGCGCAGCAGTCGGCCTATTGCTGGGCCTATCAGTTGCTGGCCCGCGGTGCCCGGGTGATCACCCAGCTGGAAGCCTACGGCATCGTATTGCTGCCCGAATTTCGCGATTGGGAGTTGCCGGAGCTGCGCGACGCCATCGACCGCGAGTTCTTTCTGCTCTCCGAAGCGCATTTCGAACGCTATATCGCGCCGCGCTTCCTCAAGGAAGGCATGGAGCTGCGCGTCTGA
- a CDS encoding pyrimidine/purine nucleoside phosphorylase, with protein MFKVNEYFDGTVKSIAFGMAEGPATIGVMAAGEYEFGTGQLEIMHVIAGALTVKLPGSDNWETFTAGSRFTVPADSKFQLKVEQDTAYLCEYR; from the coding sequence ATGTTCAAGGTCAACGAGTATTTCGACGGTACCGTCAAATCCATCGCGTTCGGCATGGCAGAAGGCCCGGCCACGATTGGCGTGATGGCGGCAGGCGAATACGAATTCGGCACCGGCCAGCTGGAGATCATGCACGTGATCGCAGGTGCCCTGACCGTCAAGCTGCCGGGCAGCGACAATTGGGAAACCTTCACGGCCGGCAGCCGCTTCACCGTGCCGGCCGACAGCAAGTTCCAGCTCAAGGTCGAACAGGACACCGCCTACCTGTGCGAATACCGCTGA
- a CDS encoding exonuclease domain-containing protein, producing the protein MGYWLVIDLEATTEEGGWPVEHMEIIEIGASLVDAGGHEIDHFQRFVRPLRRPMLTRFCRQLTHISQSEVDQAATLPVLWPQFERWLEPYHPRLQGWCSWGDYDRQQLEQDWQRHELTSHLQTLPHLNLKRRFTEERQLPRPVGLNAALQLAGISFSGQQHRALNDARNTARLLPLVMVERSGTRNT; encoded by the coding sequence ATGGGGTATTGGCTGGTCATCGACCTGGAAGCCACCACCGAAGAAGGTGGCTGGCCGGTGGAACACATGGAGATCATCGAAATCGGCGCCAGCCTGGTCGATGCCGGCGGCCATGAGATCGACCATTTCCAACGTTTCGTAAGGCCATTGCGCCGCCCTATGCTGACCCGCTTCTGCCGACAGTTGACCCATATCAGCCAGTCGGAAGTGGATCAAGCCGCCACGCTGCCGGTGCTGTGGCCGCAATTCGAGCGTTGGCTGGAGCCCTATCACCCGCGCCTGCAGGGCTGGTGCAGCTGGGGCGATTACGATCGCCAGCAGCTGGAGCAGGACTGGCAGCGCCATGAACTCACCAGCCATTTGCAGACGCTACCCCACCTCAATCTCAAGCGCCGCTTCACCGAGGAGCGGCAACTGCCCCGTCCGGTTGGCCTGAATGCCGCACTGCAGCTGGCGGGCATCAGCTTCAGCGGCCAGCAGCACCGCGCACTGAACGATGCACGCAATACCGCCCGCCTGCTGCCCTTGGTCATGGTCGAGCGAAGCGGCACGCGCAACACGTGA
- a CDS encoding EAL domain-containing protein, which yields MDDSVVFSDDETIGESTHQAWRILTVDDDPDFQRATAFAIGEMDILGRRVEIQQAFSNREAAMLLAEQQDFALVLLDVVMETEDAGLRLVKTLREVIGNAEIRIVLLTGEPGMAPVQSVMRDYDINDYWSKSELSAERLRTVLTAGLRSYSQLKATARARRGLQMIVESSNALFCSKNTRELSAKILSEIASLLDLQAEGIVCVKAHDAGPGELPDAYVISASGRFYGSIDGNLNGLGDDAVASALRCCLQKQATLRFDDCTVLFFPRFQAGADYACYVATERTLDDTELELLEVFSASISRGLYNVALFSRLEEMAYQDDLLKIPNRNALIRMLDMTLSSPNKNDRVLVLLDIDNFSGANTAFGTGYGDFILGLVANRLRDAFDGNVLIARIRDDLFAVLGPEDQVRAEDIVALFRRPNRPYELGQVHSLSSVTLYLRDFEDSASVALQDARLTLKQAKQLGHDQHVVHDRRLQSAHAESFRLLLALRDAVASDLISIELQPQIDLRSGVVTGVEALARWYQADGKAVPPLQFIPLAEATGYILPLGDLLMRLALQAARRLAEGGYRDIRVAINVSATQLLQRDFIERFTLHLEAAGVNADQVELEITESVAMRSFEQVCEQLLALRAMGVKVAIDDFGTGFSSLNYLRQLPADRLKIDRSFVEELRAQDDGQAIAEAIIQIARRVGMTVIAEGVENQQQAEWLKQHDCLEAQGYLYARPMPLERLLTWLGERSPR from the coding sequence ATGGATGACTCTGTGGTGTTTTCAGATGACGAGACGATTGGTGAAAGCACCCACCAGGCGTGGCGCATCCTGACCGTTGATGACGACCCTGACTTCCAGCGCGCAACCGCCTTTGCGATCGGCGAGATGGACATCCTCGGCCGGCGCGTCGAGATCCAGCAGGCTTTCAGCAACCGCGAGGCCGCCATGCTGCTGGCCGAGCAGCAGGATTTCGCCCTGGTGTTGCTCGATGTGGTGATGGAGACCGAAGACGCCGGGCTGCGTTTGGTCAAGACCCTGCGCGAGGTCATCGGCAACGCCGAGATCCGCATCGTCCTGCTCACCGGCGAGCCCGGCATGGCACCGGTGCAGAGCGTGATGCGCGACTACGACATCAACGACTACTGGTCCAAGAGCGAACTGAGCGCCGAGCGCCTGCGCACGGTGCTCACCGCCGGGCTGCGCAGCTACTCCCAGCTCAAGGCCACTGCCCGGGCACGCCGCGGCCTGCAGATGATCGTCGAGTCCAGCAATGCGCTGTTCTGTTCGAAGAACACCCGTGAGCTGTCGGCCAAGATTCTTTCCGAGATCGCCTCGCTGCTCGATCTCCAGGCCGAGGGCATCGTCTGTGTGAAGGCCCATGATGCCGGGCCCGGCGAGCTGCCTGACGCCTATGTGATCAGTGCCAGCGGCCGCTTCTACGGTTCCATCGACGGCAACCTCAATGGCCTGGGCGATGACGCGGTGGCCAGTGCGCTGCGCTGCTGCCTGCAAAAGCAGGCCACCCTGCGTTTCGACGATTGCACGGTGCTGTTCTTTCCGCGTTTCCAGGCGGGTGCGGACTACGCCTGCTACGTGGCCACCGAGCGTACGCTGGACGATACCGAGCTGGAGCTGCTCGAGGTGTTCAGTGCCAGCATCAGCCGAGGGCTCTACAACGTGGCGCTGTTCAGCCGCCTGGAGGAGATGGCCTACCAGGACGACCTGCTGAAGATTCCCAACCGCAATGCGTTGATCCGCATGCTCGACATGACCCTGAGCAGCCCCAACAAGAATGATCGGGTGCTGGTGCTGCTCGACATCGACAACTTCTCGGGTGCCAACACCGCTTTCGGGACCGGCTATGGAGACTTCATCCTCGGGCTGGTGGCCAACCGCCTGCGCGATGCCTTCGATGGCAATGTACTGATCGCGCGGATCCGCGATGATCTGTTCGCCGTGCTGGGCCCCGAGGATCAGGTGCGCGCCGAGGACATCGTGGCCTTGTTCCGTCGTCCCAACCGGCCCTACGAGCTGGGCCAGGTGCACAGCCTGAGCAGTGTCACCCTGTATCTGCGCGATTTCGAAGACAGCGCCAGCGTGGCGCTGCAGGACGCAAGGCTGACCCTCAAACAGGCCAAGCAGCTGGGCCATGACCAGCACGTGGTGCACGACCGCCGGCTGCAGAGCGCCCATGCCGAGTCGTTTCGCCTGTTGCTGGCGCTGCGTGATGCGGTGGCCAGCGACCTGATCAGCATCGAGCTGCAACCCCAGATCGATCTGCGCAGCGGCGTGGTCACCGGGGTCGAGGCCCTGGCACGCTGGTACCAGGCTGACGGCAAGGCAGTCCCGCCGCTGCAGTTCATTCCGCTGGCCGAGGCCACCGGCTACATCCTGCCCCTAGGCGATCTGCTCATGCGCCTGGCGTTGCAGGCAGCGCGGCGCCTGGCCGAAGGGGGTTACCGCGACATCCGCGTGGCGATCAACGTGTCGGCCACCCAACTGCTGCAGCGCGACTTCATCGAGCGATTCACCCTGCACCTGGAGGCGGCCGGCGTAAATGCTGACCAGGTCGAGCTGGAAATCACCGAGTCGGTGGCCATGCGTTCGTTCGAGCAGGTCTGCGAGCAGCTGCTGGCGCTGCGCGCGATGGGCGTCAAGGTGGCCATCGACGACTTCGGGACCGGTTTCTCGTCTCTCAACTACCTGCGCCAGCTGCCGGCCGACCGCTTGAAGATCGACCGTAGTTTCGTCGAGGAGCTGCGTGCGCAGGACGATGGTCAGGCAATCGCCGAAGCGATCATCCAGATCGCACGCCGTGTCGGCATGACGGTGATCGCCGAGGGCGTGGAGAACCAGCAGCAGGCCGAGTGGTTGAAACAGCATGATTGCCTGGAGGCCCAGGGCTATCTGTATGCCAGGCCAATGCCACTGGAGCGCCTGCTGACCTGGCTGGGCGAGCGTTCGCCGCGGTGA
- a CDS encoding sensor histidine kinase, whose protein sequence is MKRRIAGWRTALARPLPRNLLVLFLPWSLLIVVLSLLLYDRMLNDRLEPLLEAQTDSLNEGVAVLERHLSSLRGDLQFLSQQPLLKRAVRQDADDSDAALSELFAEFSNSRAIYQHIRWLDESGMERVRIDSVAGKAQRVAAADLQNDSAAYYFVETMHLFKGESYLSRFDLERKYRPDGSVDSLIPILRAAVPVFSERGERRGILILDYRAERLLERLRETSVAYGGWLQLLDHEGYWMLGERPEHAWGFLLGKPELTLASHQPSSWRRLQSEQRGSFIDSAGFWAYSHFRPSDAASATSNAADHWLLLSHLPAQNLSELRWDVLWRVLLFFSVLQGVGLLISVRRAIDEAERLRAEHGLHLSSRALAASNEQLQRTVEQLQRTRRALLQAEKLSSLGTMVAGVAHELNTPIGAASVAASTLERASQEFQVAMREGLKRTTLERFVQRTDDGLSIILVSLERMSQLTRAFKQLATDRASTERRRFDLRELVEEVVLLLQPKLRQNDHRILVEVAPNLLLDSYPGPLGQIVQNLVDNALVHAFDPGVKGVVTVRGQVDEAQGQCVIEVIDDGRGMNEELMGKIFDPFFTTRRGQGGTGLGLHITHQLAVDVLGAELEVHSTPGAGARFSIRFDLN, encoded by the coding sequence ATGAAGCGCCGCATCGCCGGCTGGCGAACGGCGCTTGCCAGGCCGCTGCCGCGCAATCTGCTGGTGTTGTTTCTGCCCTGGTCGCTGCTGATCGTGGTGCTCAGCCTGTTGCTCTACGATCGTATGCTCAATGATCGCCTGGAGCCGCTGCTCGAGGCGCAGACCGACAGCCTCAACGAGGGCGTGGCAGTGCTGGAGCGGCACCTGTCGAGTCTGCGTGGCGACCTGCAGTTTCTCAGCCAGCAGCCCTTGCTCAAGCGCGCCGTGAGGCAGGATGCCGACGATAGCGACGCCGCGCTGAGTGAGCTGTTCGCCGAGTTTTCCAACAGCCGGGCGATCTACCAGCACATCCGCTGGCTCGACGAGAGCGGCATGGAGCGGGTACGCATCGACAGCGTTGCGGGAAAGGCGCAGCGGGTTGCCGCAGCGGATTTGCAGAATGACTCGGCCGCCTATTATTTCGTGGAGACCATGCATCTCTTCAAGGGTGAGTCGTACCTGTCGCGCTTCGATCTCGAGCGAAAGTACCGGCCTGACGGCTCCGTCGACTCCCTGATACCGATCCTGCGTGCGGCGGTGCCGGTTTTCAGCGAGCGTGGCGAGCGGCGCGGCATCCTGATCCTCGACTATCGCGCCGAGCGCTTGCTGGAGCGGCTGCGCGAAACCTCCGTGGCCTATGGTGGCTGGTTGCAGCTGCTCGATCATGAAGGTTACTGGATGCTCGGCGAGCGCCCCGAACACGCCTGGGGCTTCTTGCTGGGCAAGCCCGAACTGACCCTTGCCAGCCACCAGCCGTCGAGCTGGCGACGCTTGCAGAGCGAGCAGCGTGGCTCGTTCATCGATTCGGCAGGCTTCTGGGCCTACAGCCATTTCCGGCCGAGCGATGCCGCTTCGGCAACCTCCAATGCCGCCGACCACTGGCTGTTGCTGTCTCACCTGCCTGCCCAGAACCTGAGCGAATTGCGCTGGGACGTCCTGTGGCGCGTCCTGCTGTTCTTCAGCGTCCTGCAGGGCGTGGGGCTCTTGATCAGCGTGCGTCGCGCCATCGACGAGGCCGAGCGGCTGCGCGCCGAGCACGGCCTGCACCTGAGCAGTCGGGCCCTGGCCGCCAGCAACGAGCAGTTGCAGCGTACCGTCGAGCAGTTGCAGCGCACGCGCCGTGCTTTGCTGCAGGCTGAAAAGCTGTCGTCCCTTGGCACCATGGTGGCCGGCGTCGCCCATGAGTTGAATACGCCAATAGGCGCCGCCAGCGTGGCGGCTTCGACCCTGGAGCGGGCCAGCCAGGAGTTCCAGGTGGCGATGCGCGAAGGCCTGAAGCGCACCACCCTGGAGCGTTTCGTGCAGCGTACCGACGACGGCCTGAGCATCATTCTGGTCAGCCTGGAGCGCATGTCGCAGTTGACCCGCGCCTTCAAGCAACTGGCCACCGACCGTGCCAGCACGGAACGGCGGCGCTTCGACCTGCGTGAACTGGTGGAGGAGGTGGTGCTGCTGTTGCAGCCGAAACTGCGCCAGAACGATCATCGGATCCTGGTGGAGGTAGCCCCGAATCTGCTACTGGACAGCTACCCGGGGCCTCTAGGGCAAATCGTGCAGAATCTCGTCGACAATGCCCTGGTTCATGCATTCGATCCCGGGGTGAAAGGTGTGGTCACCGTCCGTGGTCAGGTCGATGAGGCGCAAGGCCAGTGCGTGATCGAGGTCATCGACGATGGTCGCGGCATGAACGAGGAACTGATGGGCAAGATATTCGACCCGTTCTTCACCACCCGGCGCGGCCAGGGCGGTACCGGCCTGGGCTTGCATATCACCCACCAGCTGGCGGTGGATGTGCTCGGCGCCGAGCTGGAGGTCCACAGCACGCCGGGAGCGGGGGCGCGCTTCAGCATTCGCTTTGATTTGAACTGA
- a CDS encoding YkgJ family cysteine cluster protein: MQCRPGCGACCISPSISSFIPGMPNGKAAGERCVNLAEDNRCSIFGREDRPAVCAAFSADFAVCGNSREEAIRLLAWLEGATATAV, translated from the coding sequence ATGCAATGCCGTCCTGGTTGTGGCGCCTGCTGTATCTCCCCGTCGATCAGTTCCTTCATCCCGGGTATGCCCAATGGCAAGGCTGCCGGCGAGCGCTGCGTGAATCTGGCCGAGGACAATCGTTGTTCGATCTTCGGGCGCGAGGATCGACCCGCCGTGTGCGCCGCATTTTCGGCCGATTTCGCTGTCTGCGGTAATAGCCGTGAAGAAGCCATCCGCCTGCTGGCGTGGCTGGAAGGTGCCACGGCAACGGCTGTCTGA